The Thermococcus eurythermalis genomic sequence AAACGCTTTTATCGTGCGTTTCGAATTCAAAAACAGAGTGAGAAGAGGAGGTGAGCGCTTTGGGCGAAGTAACCCTCGACAAGGTGTGCAGGATTGCAGGTGAGGCCAAGCTCATCCTGTACGAGGAAGACGGAATCGTTCAGGACGCCCTCTTCATAGCGACTGCCCCTGTGAGGGGCTTCGAGAAGATGGTGATCGGAAAGAACCCCCTCTTCGCAGTCGAAGCGGTCATGAGGATATGCGGCCTCTGCCACGCCTCCCACGGCATAGCGGCTAGTGAGGCCATAGAGCACGCCATAGGCGTTACTCCCCCGAGGAATGGAAGGCTCATGCGGGAAGCCCTCGGCCTGATAAACAGGGCCCAGAGCCATGCACTGCTCTTCCTGATGGTCGCGGGCGACTTGATTAAGGAAGAGAAGAGGAACGAAGTGCTCTTCAAACTCATGGACTTCCACGCGAAGATTAGCGACTACCTGCTAAAGCTCGGTGGCGCTGCGACACACCCACCGAACCTGACGATAGGCGGCATGCTCTCAGTTCCGAAGTGGAGCGTTTTCAACAACCTGAAGGCAAGGTTCAACGACCTCGTGACAAGCTGGGAGAGAATCGAAGAACTTTTGGTTGACGAGGACATTCAGACGGAAATTGCAGAGGAGCTCAGAGAGGCCAAAAGGCCGTTCAAGTACCTTACAAGCGGCTTTTTCTACGGGGACAGGTACAACATCGAGTGGGAAAAGGTCTCAAGTGTTCCGTACTATGAGTTGCGGAAGGAGGAAGCAGCAAAGGAATCAACGACGCTCGTTTCATTCTACGACGGCGAGAAAGTTGAGACGGGGCCGAGGGCGAGGATGGTCACCTACCGTGAGTTCAAGGACGAGTCCCTCTACGGCCTGCACCTCGCGAGAATCGAGGACACGAGACTGGCCATCCAGAGGCTCGGCGAAATCCTTGACGAGATAAGAATGGAGGAGCCCTTCAGGGCTGGTGACATAACGTTCAGGCCGGGGAAGGGCGTTGGAGTTTACGAAGCTCCAAGAGGGACGCTCATCCACTACGTCGAGCTCGGGGAGGAGGGAAGGGTTCTGAAGTCAAGGATAGTCGTCCCGACGATGTTCAACATCCCCGTTATGGAGGAGATGGCGAAGGGTCTGAGCGTTAAAGCCGCTGAGGCAGTTATGAGGCTCTACGACCCGTGCATACCCTGCACAACCCACGTCGTGAGGATGAGGTGATGAGTATGGAGAAGCTCAAAGTTCTTCACGTGGACTTCGGCGGGTGTGAGGGGTGCAACGTCAGCATAATCAGGGCGTATCCAAAGCTGATGAACGAGGTAGAGCTCGACATATCCTACCTCCGCGACGGTCCATGCAAGTACGATGAGTACGACGTCGCTTTGATAACCGGTGGGGCCTGCATGAACGAGCCGAGGGTTCTCGAGGAGCTGAAGGAAATAAGGGAGAAGGCCAGGGTCGTTGTCGCCTTCGGCTCGTGCGCGGCACTCGGCGGAATATTGCGCTTCTGCCGCGGAGGCCAGGAGCCGAGGCCCGACCACAGGAACTTCCAGCCGATAAACAGCGTAATAACAGTTGACTACTCCATCCCAGGCTGTCCCCCAACACCGCAGATGCTCCAGTCGTTCTTCAAGTTCTTCATGGCTGGGAACGAAGCTAGGCTCAAGCTGTTCAAGGTAACCGCCGGCCTGAAGAAGCTGAGCGGGTTTGACCTCATCGACGACATAGTCCTGACGGGCCTCTGCATAGGCTGTGGCGCCTGCGAGCTTTCGTGTCCAACCGGCGCGATAAAGCTTGTGGATAAAAGACCGACCTTAATCCAGGAGAGGTGTATCCGTTGTGGAACCTGTTACATCCGCTGTCCGCGTGCGTCCCAGTTAATGTGCCTCGGGGGTGAAAAAACATGATGCCCGTTAGTGAAAGCCTTCTCGGGCAGTTTTATGGGGTTTACCTCGCCCGGGCGAAGGACGAGGAAATACTCAAGAGGAAGGTCGCGAGCGGTGGAGCGGTAACGGCGCTCCTCTGCTACGCCCTCGACAAGGAGCTCGTTGATGGAGTTGTGACTTCAAAGAGGGTGAAGGGGTTCGAGGGCAGGGCTATTGTCGCCCGCAACAAGGACGAACTGCTCGATGCAGCAGGAAACAGCTGGAGCATTGTCCCATTTGCGGCAAGGATAAAGGCTAAGATTGAAGAGGAGGACCTCAAAGAAGTCGCGGTAGTCTGCCTCCCCTGCCAGGCGCAGTTCTTCGGACAGATGAGGGACTTCCCGATACTCGAGACGGACTTCGGCAACAGGATTAAGTACATAATCAGCCTGTTCTGCATGGGCACGTTTGCATTCGAAGCCTTCCTGAACTACCTGCGCGTCAAGTATGGGGTTAGAGCTGAGGAGATAGAGGACATAAGGCTCTCAAGAGAATCCCTCGAAATCCACAGGGAAACGGGGGTTCTCGAGATACCGCTCAAGGAAGCATACTCCTACCTCCAGACTGGCTGTCTGGTGTGCACCGATTACACGGGGCTGTGGAGCGACATCTCGGCTGGGTTCGTCGAAAGCGAGCCGGGCTGGACTGTTCTGATAACGAGGAATGCCCGCGGAGAGGAGCTCGTCAGGAGGGCAGAAAAGGAGGGATACATAGAACTTCGCGACGGTTCTTACGTCCTTGGAGACGTTCTAAAGAGGGCAAGGGAGAAGGTCGCCAGGGCTCAGAGAAACATGGCACATCTGTTCTGACTCCTATTTTCTCATATCTCTTCTACGTGAGACCATCGCAGAAGACAGTGGAGCACCCAAAAACTGAACCTGGACTCAAGCACTTCTTTAACTTTTGGTTTACAACGAGCAGTTTCCTACCTTTTTTTGCCAACACAGAGCTTTAGAAAACTGTTTTAAGCGAAAAAAGAGAAGTCTACATTGAGGGTAAACAAAAGCGTTAATGTGGAGGTGATAGCTTGCCCTTCATAGCCGCGTTCGTCTTTGCCTATATACTCTGGCTCATCTTAACGGCCGGGAGCAAAGGACTTCTCTGGAGCACGCAGGAACTCATAGCGGGCCTGATATTCGCAGGGATAATAGGATACACAACCAAAGACATCATCGGAGAAAAATCAACCCGCTTCCTCAACCCGATCAGATGGCTCGAGTGGATAGCCTACATCCCGGTCCTGTTCTGGGGAATGGTCAAGGCAAACTTCCACGTTGCGTGGCTCGTCATAACGGGGAAGATAAGGCCCGGAATCGTCAGGGTTCCCGTTGACCTCGAAGAGGACGCCCAGTACACGATACTCGGCAACTCGATAACTCTCACGCCCGGAACGCTAACCATAGATGCCTGTCCCAAGGAAAAGGCCCTATACGTCCACTGGATTGACATACCGGAGGGAATGGAGAGGCCCGAGAGCTCGGAACCCGTCGCGGGACCCTTTGAGAAGTGGGCCAGGAGGTTGGGAAAATGATTGAGCCCGTGTTCTTCTACTCGGCACTGATAATCTCGTTTGCAGCGTTCTTAGCTATACTCAGGGTTCTCCTCGGTCCCAGTGTTCCGGACAGGGTCGTCGGAGTTGACACCCTCAACACTCTCGTCGTCGCGGGAATGGTTCTCCTGGGAGCCGCATACGACAGGACGATTTACATCGACATTGCAATAGTTTATGCGCTCCTCAGCTACATCGGGACGCTCATAATCGCGAGGTACCTCCAGGGGGGATTGAAATGAGCTGGGTTAACTACCTGATTTACGCCTTCCTCGCGGTAAACATCACCTTCAACCTCCTCGGGAGCATAGCCCTCCACCGCTTCCCGGACGTTTACACGAGGCTTCATGGAGCAACCAAGTGCACGACCTTCGGAACGATATTCGCCGTCTTCGCGGTTGCGGCCCACGCCCTCTACCAGCTCCACGTCACCGGCGACGCGAAGTACCTCCAGATGACCCTTCACAGCTTCGTAGCTTTGATAGCGCTCCTCCTCACGAACCCGGTCGGAGCGCACGCCATAGCAAAGGCCGCCCACCTGAGCGGTTATAAGCCCGCCAAGGCTGTCGTTGACGCCTACGAGGAGAAGCTCGGGGGTGGAAAGGAATGAACGCCCTGACCCTTGACATGATAATTCAGGCAATCGTCCTCATAGGAGTCCTAATCACCGCTTACCTCACGGTTAGGTTTAGAGACCTGCTCGCGGCAGCTCTGTCTTCCACAGCCATGAGCCTCCTCCTCAGCCTGGAGTTCTACATGCTCCACGCGCCGGACGTTGCGATAGCAGAGGCGGCGGTTGGTGCGGGCGTTGTTACTGCCATAGTCGTGTATGGAATTGCTAAGACTGAGAGATGGGAGCGTGAGGGACCATGAAGAGAACAATCGCTTTCCTCTCGTTGCTGTTCGTCCTTGGGGCGCTCCTTTACATAGCCAACCCCGATTACGGCCTCAAGTTCGGCCTCGGCAGCGAGGACTGGAAGAACCTCCGCTACACCGACGACTACTACATCGAACACGGTGTGGATGAAGTCGGAGGTACCAACATCGTTACCGACATAGTCTTCGACTACCGTGGCTACGATACCCTCGGAGAGGCCACCGTCCTGTTCACGGCCATTGCCGGTGCGGTGGCCCTTGCGAGGCCCTGGAGGGGGGACGAGCAATGAGGCCGAAGTGCGGTGGCGATATGGGGCTTATCGTTAAAACCTCGGCGAGGGCCATAATCCCGCTCATCGGAATATTCGGCGCCTACGTGGTCTCCCACGGTCACCTCACCCCCGGCGGTGGATTCCAGGGAGGAGCCACCATAGCGGGGGCCGGAGTGCTCTTCCTCGTCGCATTCGGCCTCAGCGAGATGAGGAAGCACTACAACAAGCACCTCTATTCAGCGCTTGAGGGACTCGGCGGTCTAGTCTTCCTCGGCGCGGCGATGCTTGGCATAGGCACGGCGTTCTTCTACAACACACTATGGCACAACGGGCCTATACTCAACGGAAAGCCCGGGACGCTTCTCTCAGCTGGATTTCTACCCATAATGAACCTCGCCGTTGGCCTTAAGGTCTTCACGGGTCTCGTGAGCGCTCTAGTTGCCATAGCCATGTACAGGAGGTGGAAGTCATGATCCAGTTTCAGTTCATAACGGCCTTCCTGCTCATAGCCCTCGGAATATACGCCTTCCTCTACAAGAGGAACCTCATCAAGCTGGTTCTTGCCCTCGACATCATAGACTCCGGCATCCACCTGCTCCTTGTGAGCCTTGGATACCGCATGGAGCTGAACGAAGTCCCAACAGCGCCAATTTACACTGGCTACGAGACGCTCAAGAGCGCCATGGTCGGCCCGCTCCCGCAGGCCCTCGTGCTCACAAGCATAGTCATCGGCGTCTGTGTCCTTGCCCTCGCGATGGCCCTCACGATAAACGCCTACCGCCACTACGGAACCCTTAACGTGAGAGCCCTCAGGAGGTTGAGGGGATGAACGGGGAAGCGATACTTCCTTACCTCATAATCATCCCGCTCTTCGGAGCGTTCTCAATGCCGATAGTGAGCCTCGCAGGGAAGAAGGCGAGAGAGGCATGGGCAGTGCTCATAAGCGCCCTTACGCTGGTTGTAGCCTCCGCAGTGTTCTACCACGTCTGGGACACCAAGGAAATCATAGTCTACACCCTCGGCGCAAAGACCCCGTTCGGCCAGGGGGTTGACTTCCCCATCAGGATAGTCTGGGAGGTTGACCTCCTCGGTGCAATAATGGCGCTGACCGTGGCCTTCGTCTCGCTGATGGCGATCCTCTACTCCATCGGCTACATGAAGCACGACACCGGGCTCGATAAGTACTACACCCTTATACTCGTCCTCGAGCTCGGAATGCTGGGCATAGCCATAACCGGCGACCTGTTCAACTTCTACGTCTTCCTCGAAATCATGAGCATAGCCAGCTACGCCCTCGTCGCCTTCAGGAACGACACCTGGGAAGGTATCGAAGCGGGAATCAAGTATATGTTCGTCGGCTCAATAGCGGGCTCCTTTATCCTTCTCGGCATAGCGCTCCTTTACGGCCAGTACGGAACCCTCACGATGGGATACATAGCCCTCAAAATCCTGGAAAACCCGACCGTTACGGCAAAGGTCGCACTGGCCCTCTTCATAGCGGGACTCCTCTTCAAGAGCGGTGCTTCACCCGTCCACATGTGGCTTGCCGATGCACACCCAGCGGCCCCCAGCAGCATCTCGGCAATGCTTTCGGGCCTGGTCATCAAGGTCGGTGGAATCTACGCGCTCGCGAGGATACTCTTCAGCATCTACACCCCAATGGGCCACGTAGTCGTCCTCAAGTCCTATCTCCAGCCCTACATCAACATGACAGCGGTA encodes the following:
- a CDS encoding nickel-dependent hydrogenase large subunit: MSALGEVTLDKVCRIAGEAKLILYEEDGIVQDALFIATAPVRGFEKMVIGKNPLFAVEAVMRICGLCHASHGIAASEAIEHAIGVTPPRNGRLMREALGLINRAQSHALLFLMVAGDLIKEEKRNEVLFKLMDFHAKISDYLLKLGGAATHPPNLTIGGMLSVPKWSVFNNLKARFNDLVTSWERIEELLVDEDIQTEIAEELREAKRPFKYLTSGFFYGDRYNIEWEKVSSVPYYELRKEEAAKESTTLVSFYDGEKVETGPRARMVTYREFKDESLYGLHLARIEDTRLAIQRLGEILDEIRMEEPFRAGDITFRPGKGVGVYEAPRGTLIHYVELGEEGRVLKSRIVVPTMFNIPVMEEMAKGLSVKAAEAVMRLYDPCIPCTTHVVRMR
- a CDS encoding monovalent cation/H+ antiporter subunit E, which produces MPFIAAFVFAYILWLILTAGSKGLLWSTQELIAGLIFAGIIGYTTKDIIGEKSTRFLNPIRWLEWIAYIPVLFWGMVKANFHVAWLVITGKIRPGIVRVPVDLEEDAQYTILGNSITLTPGTLTIDACPKEKALYVHWIDIPEGMERPESSEPVAGPFEKWARRLGK
- a CDS encoding NADH-quinone oxidoreductase subunit B family protein, translating into MSMEKLKVLHVDFGGCEGCNVSIIRAYPKLMNEVELDISYLRDGPCKYDEYDVALITGGACMNEPRVLEELKEIREKARVVVAFGSCAALGGILRFCRGGQEPRPDHRNFQPINSVITVDYSIPGCPPTPQMLQSFFKFFMAGNEARLKLFKVTAGLKKLSGFDLIDDIVLTGLCIGCGACELSCPTGAIKLVDKRPTLIQERCIRCGTCYIRCPRASQLMCLGGEKT
- a CDS encoding cation:proton antiporter, with the protein product MIEPVFFYSALIISFAAFLAILRVLLGPSVPDRVVGVDTLNTLVVAGMVLLGAAYDRTIYIDIAIVYALLSYIGTLIIARYLQGGLK
- a CDS encoding DUF4040 domain-containing protein, with amino-acid sequence MNALTLDMIIQAIVLIGVLITAYLTVRFRDLLAAALSSTAMSLLLSLEFYMLHAPDVAIAEAAVGAGVVTAIVVYGIAKTERWEREGP
- a CDS encoding Coenzyme F420 hydrogenase/dehydrogenase, beta subunit C-terminal domain → MMPVSESLLGQFYGVYLARAKDEEILKRKVASGGAVTALLCYALDKELVDGVVTSKRVKGFEGRAIVARNKDELLDAAGNSWSIVPFAARIKAKIEEEDLKEVAVVCLPCQAQFFGQMRDFPILETDFGNRIKYIISLFCMGTFAFEAFLNYLRVKYGVRAEEIEDIRLSRESLEIHRETGVLEIPLKEAYSYLQTGCLVCTDYTGLWSDISAGFVESEPGWTVLITRNARGEELVRRAEKEGYIELRDGSYVLGDVLKRAREKVARAQRNMAHLF
- a CDS encoding NADH-quinone oxidoreductase subunit K encodes the protein MIQFQFITAFLLIALGIYAFLYKRNLIKLVLALDIIDSGIHLLLVSLGYRMELNEVPTAPIYTGYETLKSAMVGPLPQALVLTSIVIGVCVLALAMALTINAYRHYGTLNVRALRRLRG
- a CDS encoding Na(+)/H(+) antiporter subunit B, with protein sequence MRPKCGGDMGLIVKTSARAIIPLIGIFGAYVVSHGHLTPGGGFQGGATIAGAGVLFLVAFGLSEMRKHYNKHLYSALEGLGGLVFLGAAMLGIGTAFFYNTLWHNGPILNGKPGTLLSAGFLPIMNLAVGLKVFTGLVSALVAIAMYRRWKS
- a CDS encoding proton-conducting transporter transmembrane domain-containing protein, with amino-acid sequence MNGEAILPYLIIIPLFGAFSMPIVSLAGKKAREAWAVLISALTLVVASAVFYHVWDTKEIIVYTLGAKTPFGQGVDFPIRIVWEVDLLGAIMALTVAFVSLMAILYSIGYMKHDTGLDKYYTLILVLELGMLGIAITGDLFNFYVFLEIMSIASYALVAFRNDTWEGIEAGIKYMFVGSIAGSFILLGIALLYGQYGTLTMGYIALKILENPTVTAKVALALFIAGLLFKSGASPVHMWLADAHPAAPSSISAMLSGLVIKVGGIYALARILFSIYTPMGHVVVLKSYLQPYINMTAVGWLIIIFACLTLIIGNAMAVIQTDMKRLLAYSSVGQIGYILLGLGIGLAAYGTHAGEVALAGAIYHTVNHALMKALLFLVAGAVIHEVGTRNLNELSGLAKTMPKTTFAFLIGAAAIVGLPPLNGFASKWLIYESSAIYNPVLGAIAIIGTAFCTAAYVRVLYTFFGRPSERVANAKDPETSMMLPMILLVLAIIVMGLFPWQISDKVMIPAARMLEQFRLEYINALMGLLGGA
- the mbhE gene encoding hydrogen gas-evolving membrane-bound hydrogenase subunit E, with the translated sequence MKRTIAFLSLLFVLGALLYIANPDYGLKFGLGSEDWKNLRYTDDYYIEHGVDEVGGTNIVTDIVFDYRGYDTLGEATVLFTAIAGAVALARPWRGDEQ
- the mnhG gene encoding monovalent cation/H(+) antiporter subunit G encodes the protein MSWVNYLIYAFLAVNITFNLLGSIALHRFPDVYTRLHGATKCTTFGTIFAVFAVAAHALYQLHVTGDAKYLQMTLHSFVALIALLLTNPVGAHAIAKAAHLSGYKPAKAVVDAYEEKLGGGKE